The following proteins are co-located in the Gordonia polyisoprenivorans genome:
- a CDS encoding homoserine dehydrogenase → MGNVGTEVVRILEESAEDLRARVGARLEVRGVAVRDLAKPRKIDSELLTDDPTSLVTRDDVDIVVELMGGIDPARSLIRQALESGKSVVTANKALLAEYTGELATAAATARADLYFEAAVAGAIPVIRPLTQSLAGDTVERVAGIVNGTTNFILSAMDADGDDYDVVLAEAGRLGYAEADPTADVEGYDAAAKAAILASIAFHTRVTAADVYREGITAVTSADLLAARKFDCTIKLLSICERVRDADGTQRVSARVYPALIPLSHPLATVGGAFNAVVVEAQNAGRLMFYGQGAGGAPTASAVLGDLVMAARNKVHGGRGPLESTYAKLPIASIDDVPTRYYVSMRVADRPGVLAQIASEFSKRSVSLAAVRQEGAGDDARLIVVTHRAPDRAQSECVAALEDMDEVLKVSSVLRLEGTDD, encoded by the coding sequence ATGGGCAACGTGGGCACCGAGGTCGTGCGCATTCTCGAGGAGAGCGCCGAGGACCTGCGCGCCCGGGTCGGCGCGCGACTCGAGGTGCGTGGTGTGGCGGTGCGCGATCTCGCCAAACCCCGCAAGATCGATTCCGAGCTGCTCACCGACGACCCGACGTCGTTGGTCACCCGCGACGACGTCGACATCGTGGTCGAGTTGATGGGCGGAATCGATCCGGCACGCAGCCTGATCCGCCAGGCGCTCGAGAGTGGCAAGTCGGTCGTCACGGCCAACAAGGCGCTGTTGGCCGAATACACCGGTGAACTCGCGACCGCGGCGGCGACGGCCCGCGCCGACCTGTACTTCGAGGCGGCGGTGGCCGGTGCCATCCCGGTGATCCGTCCGCTGACGCAGTCGCTGGCCGGCGACACCGTCGAGCGGGTGGCCGGAATCGTCAACGGCACCACCAATTTCATCCTGTCGGCGATGGACGCCGACGGAGACGACTACGACGTGGTGCTCGCCGAGGCCGGTCGGCTCGGCTATGCCGAGGCTGATCCCACTGCCGACGTCGAGGGATACGACGCGGCGGCGAAGGCCGCGATCCTCGCGTCCATCGCCTTCCACACCCGGGTCACCGCCGCGGATGTGTACCGCGAGGGCATCACCGCGGTGACGTCGGCCGATCTGCTCGCCGCCCGCAAGTTCGACTGCACCATCAAGCTGCTCTCGATCTGCGAACGTGTGCGCGATGCCGATGGCACGCAACGTGTTTCCGCTCGTGTTTATCCGGCGCTGATCCCGTTGAGCCACCCGCTCGCGACGGTCGGCGGTGCGTTCAACGCGGTCGTCGTCGAGGCACAGAACGCTGGGAGACTGATGTTCTACGGACAAGGCGCCGGTGGGGCACCGACCGCCTCGGCGGTCCTCGGTGACCTGGTGATGGCCGCCCGCAACAAGGTGCACGGAGGTCGCGGACCGTTGGAGTCCACCTACGCCAAACTGCCGATCGCGTCGATCGACGACGTACCCACCCGCTACTACGTGTCGATGCGGGTCGCCGACCGCCCCGGAGTGCTCGCGCAGATCGCCAGCGAATTCTCCAAGCGTTCGGTCAGTCTGGCCGCCGTGCGGCAGGAAGGTGCGGGTGACGATGCCCGGCTGATCGTCGTGACCCACCGCGCACCCGACCGTGCGCAGTCCGAATGCGTTGCGGCACTGGAAGATATGGACGAAGTGCTCAAGGTGTCGAGTGTTCTGCGATTGGAAGGTACCGATGACTGA
- the thrC gene encoding threonine synthase: MTDAPSTPLAPVHSGWPGLIEAYRSRLPVADDWKVITLLEGATPLVAAPYLSELTGCEVYLKVEGLNPTGSFKDRGMTMAVSNAVNNGKTAVLCASTGNTSASAAAYATRAGITCAVLIPQGKIAMGKLAQAVMHGAKIIQVQGNFDDCLELARKATAEFTEIELVNSVNPARIEGQKTAAFEIVDVLGRAPDVHALPVGNAGNITAYWKGYSEYHADGIASSRPRMLGVQAAGAAPLVSGEPVADPETIATAIRIGNPASWHQAVAARDESGGQFRAATDEKLLEAYRLVAGREGVFVEPASAASVAGLLAAREEGWVRAGETVVCTVTGNGLKDPDTALSGMPEVEAIDVDPVAVAHALGVA; encoded by the coding sequence ATGACTGACGCCCCGTCGACCCCGCTCGCCCCCGTGCATTCGGGGTGGCCCGGACTGATCGAGGCCTACCGTTCGCGGCTGCCGGTCGCCGACGACTGGAAGGTGATCACCCTCCTCGAGGGTGCTACCCCGCTCGTCGCGGCGCCGTACCTGTCGGAGCTGACCGGCTGCGAGGTCTACCTCAAGGTGGAGGGTCTGAATCCGACCGGCTCGTTCAAGGACCGCGGTATGACCATGGCGGTCTCCAACGCGGTCAACAACGGCAAGACCGCGGTGCTGTGCGCGTCCACCGGCAACACCTCGGCATCGGCGGCCGCCTATGCCACCCGCGCCGGGATCACCTGCGCGGTGCTGATCCCGCAGGGCAAGATCGCGATGGGCAAACTCGCGCAGGCGGTCATGCACGGCGCCAAGATCATTCAGGTGCAGGGCAACTTCGACGACTGCTTGGAACTCGCCCGGAAGGCGACCGCCGAATTCACCGAGATCGAACTCGTCAACTCGGTCAACCCGGCCCGCATCGAGGGGCAGAAGACCGCGGCCTTTGAGATCGTCGACGTCCTCGGCCGCGCTCCCGACGTCCACGCGTTGCCGGTCGGCAACGCCGGCAACATCACCGCCTACTGGAAGGGTTACTCGGAGTATCACGCCGACGGGATCGCCTCGTCGCGCCCGCGCATGCTCGGTGTCCAGGCGGCCGGCGCGGCGCCGCTGGTCAGCGGCGAGCCCGTCGCCGACCCGGAGACCATCGCGACCGCGATCCGGATCGGCAACCCGGCCAGCTGGCATCAGGCCGTGGCCGCGAGGGACGAATCCGGCGGACAGTTCCGCGCCGCCACCGACGAGAAGCTGCTCGAGGCCTACCGCCTCGTCGCGGGCCGCGAGGGTGTCTTCGTCGAACCCGCGTCGGCGGCCAGTGTCGCGGGCCTGCTCGCCGCGCGCGAGGAGGGCTGGGTGCGTGCCGGGGAAACCGTCGTGTGCACCGTGACCGGCAACGGACTCAAGGACCCCGACACCGCGTTGTCGGGGATGCCCGAGGTGGAAGCGATCGACGTCGACCCGGTGGCGGTGGCCCATGCCCTCGGCGTCGCCTGA
- the thrB gene encoding homoserine kinase, giving the protein MPSASPDSLMVTPDTVYRQLPEGISTRVRVPASSANLGPGFDCLGIALGIHDEVTVTTTDAGLTVEVVGEAAEQVPLDANHLVVRAILSGLAHAGFSVSGMHLRCVNVIPHSRGLGSSAAASVSGLAAASGLLAASGIAAPLTTDELVQLSSEFEGHPDNAAASVLGSAVVTWTERTDDRDRYRARGLRVHPDISATVFVPSTESSTAFTRGLLPDEVPRADAVHNLSRAALAVVALTSDPSCLLAATEDRLHQPYRAAAMGPTAELVAALRKRGHAATVSGAGPSVLVLGGAPLPSDARDLGVEYGFVPQTVEIAGGVEIG; this is encoded by the coding sequence ATGCCCTCGGCGTCGCCTGACTCGCTCATGGTCACCCCGGACACGGTGTATCGGCAACTGCCCGAAGGTATTTCGACTCGGGTTCGGGTTCCGGCGTCGAGTGCGAACCTGGGCCCGGGATTCGACTGCCTCGGTATCGCGCTCGGTATCCACGACGAGGTGACGGTCACGACCACCGATGCCGGTCTCACGGTGGAGGTGGTCGGAGAGGCGGCCGAGCAAGTACCCCTCGACGCCAACCATCTCGTCGTGCGCGCCATCCTGAGCGGTCTGGCGCATGCGGGCTTCTCGGTGTCCGGGATGCACCTGCGCTGCGTCAACGTCATCCCGCACTCGCGGGGTCTGGGATCGTCGGCGGCCGCGTCGGTCTCCGGCCTGGCCGCCGCGTCGGGACTCCTCGCGGCGTCGGGGATCGCCGCGCCGCTGACCACCGACGAACTCGTGCAACTCTCCAGCGAGTTCGAGGGTCACCCGGACAACGCCGCTGCGTCGGTGCTCGGCTCGGCCGTGGTGACCTGGACCGAACGTACCGACGACCGCGACCGCTACCGGGCCCGCGGACTTCGGGTGCACCCCGACATCAGCGCCACCGTGTTCGTGCCGTCCACCGAGTCGTCGACCGCCTTCACGCGCGGACTGCTGCCCGACGAGGTGCCGCGCGCCGACGCCGTGCACAACCTGAGCCGAGCGGCCCTGGCGGTGGTCGCGTTGACCAGCGACCCGAGTTGCCTGCTCGCAGCCACCGAGGATCGTCTGCACCAGCCGTACCGGGCCGCCGCGATGGGGCCGACCGCAGAGCTCGTCGCCGCACTGCGCAAACGAGGACATGCGGCCACGGTCTCCGGTGCGGGACCGAGCGTCTTGGTCCTCGGCGGTGCACCGCTCCCGTCCGATGCCCGTGACCTCGGGGTGGAGTACGGATTCGTTCCGCAGACCGTCGAAATCGCGGGCGGAGTCGAGATAGGCTGA